The proteins below come from a single Roseiflexus sp. RS-1 genomic window:
- a CDS encoding S8 family peptidase, whose amino-acid sequence MLNVAFHRRHTSAFLLFLLLIASLMLPVAAGRAESGNSVRVIVVLRAPAAADGDGLMAPDAIAQVQEQFAPAAIAAGAREIARLDTLPVMIVEAPRGALNRLANHPLVANVAEDALAAPHLSGSVPLTHADQAQQAANGAGVAIAIVDTGVDAAHPFLGGRVIAEACFSTNNSAQGATSLCPGGGSQAFGPGAAAPCSLSNCDHGTHVAGIAAGDGGIAPGASIIAVQVFSKIASCSAFSLPSPCALSYVSDQLRAFDWLASTAFTPPLAVVNLSLGVGTFTSVTACDASPIGAAMFPAIATLRSQGVTTVASSGNSGATNALSLPGCLSNVVSVGATTKTNPEQVASFSNSASFLTLLAPGVGIVSSTTGGGFAMKSGTSMAAPHVAGALALLRSARPGYPSDAYVTALVNTGTPILDTRNGVIKPRIDVAAALGALTPMQERAFLPMVARP is encoded by the coding sequence ATGCTCAACGTAGCCTTTCACCGTCGCCACACATCCGCCTTCCTGCTGTTTCTCCTGCTGATTGCCTCGCTGATGCTCCCCGTTGCGGCGGGTCGTGCGGAGTCAGGGAATAGTGTGCGGGTCATCGTCGTCCTGCGCGCGCCTGCGGCGGCAGACGGGGATGGTCTGATGGCGCCGGATGCAATTGCGCAGGTGCAGGAACAATTTGCGCCAGCCGCCATCGCCGCAGGCGCGCGCGAGATCGCCCGCCTGGACACACTGCCGGTCATGATTGTGGAAGCGCCACGGGGTGCGCTCAACCGCCTGGCAAATCACCCGCTGGTGGCGAATGTCGCCGAAGACGCGCTGGCGGCGCCTCACCTGTCTGGCAGCGTCCCGCTGACCCATGCCGATCAGGCGCAACAGGCAGCGAATGGCGCCGGCGTAGCAATTGCTATCGTCGATACTGGCGTCGATGCTGCGCATCCATTCCTGGGCGGGCGGGTGATCGCAGAAGCATGCTTCTCGACAAACAATTCCGCCCAGGGAGCGACATCGCTCTGTCCCGGCGGCGGATCCCAGGCGTTCGGTCCCGGCGCTGCCGCACCCTGTTCGCTGTCGAACTGCGACCATGGGACGCATGTCGCCGGTATCGCTGCTGGAGACGGCGGCATCGCGCCGGGCGCGTCGATCATTGCAGTCCAGGTATTCTCAAAGATTGCCAGTTGCTCGGCGTTCTCATTGCCGTCGCCATGTGCACTCAGTTACGTTTCCGATCAGTTACGCGCGTTCGACTGGCTGGCATCAACCGCCTTCACGCCGCCGCTGGCAGTCGTTAATCTGAGTCTGGGCGTAGGAACGTTCACCAGCGTCACGGCGTGCGATGCAAGCCCAATCGGCGCAGCAATGTTCCCCGCGATTGCAACGCTGCGCAGCCAGGGCGTGACGACGGTCGCTTCATCGGGCAACAGTGGCGCGACCAATGCGCTCAGCCTGCCGGGGTGCCTGTCGAATGTTGTCAGCGTTGGCGCAACGACAAAGACGAACCCGGAGCAGGTTGCGTCGTTCTCCAACAGCGCATCGTTCCTGACGCTACTGGCGCCGGGGGTTGGAATCGTTTCATCAACAACAGGCGGGGGATTTGCGATGAAATCGGGGACCTCGATGGCGGCGCCGCATGTGGCAGGGGCGCTCGCACTGTTGCGTAGTGCGCGACCCGGATACCCTTCGGATGCCTATGTCACAGCGCTGGTCAACACCGGAACACCGATCCTCGATACGCGCAACGGTGTGATCAAGCCACGCATCGATGTTGCGGCTGCGCTCGGTGCGTTGACCCCCATGCAGGAGCGCGCCTTCTTGCCGATGGTTGCGCGCCCGTAA
- a CDS encoding ExeM/NucH family extracellular endonuclease, whose amino-acid sequence MVHPNRRPVAAQRLVIAAAMLALLFAGMLGIAQPATATTTIITQWTFNSPTPDNNTNTGTTDPAIGSGIASLVGGTTATFASGDASGGSTDPATGDDSAWNTTTYAPQGTQDRQRGVQFAVSTVGYQNILFSFDLRHSNTAANTVALLYSTDGGATFSEATTFVATAGDAWFNNRSFDFSSIPALNNNPNVVFRVVAAFAASSSVYAPSNPGSSYGASGTLRFDMVTVRGEPISSATPTPSPTPEPTPVPVACSAPDTPINQVQGNGATTPLSGTVVTIQGVVVGDYEGATPNLRGFYIQEIAQVDADPLTSEGIFVFNSNNDSVSLGQVVQVTGTATEFQDQTQIGNVTAIEFCGTTATVAPVDVSMPFPDATYLERYEGMLVRFPQTLYVTEHFQLGRFGQVVLSSGGRLRQPTDVVAPGPAALALQDANNLNRIIVDDELNNQNPDPIRFGRGGNPLSASNTLRGGDTVTGLVGVMTYTWAGNPASGNAYRVRPVNALGGGVPNFVAANPRPDLPVNVGGDMQVAAFNVLNYFNTFTGCTLGVGGATTGCRGAENATEFERQNAKLIQAILRLDAEVLGLIEVENDGYGPNSALAELVNRLNAATAPGTYAFIDVDAATGQVNALGTDAIKVALIYKPAVVTPVGQTAVLNTVAFVNGGDSAPRNRPALAQTFRHRASGEDVTVVVNHLKSKGSPCDVPDAGDGSGNCNIVRRNAAQELVTWLATDPTGTGDPDILIIGDLNSYAQEDPIDVLRAAGYTDLARTFVGESAYSYVFNGQWGYLDYALASPPALAKVSGVSEYHINADEPNVLDYNLNFKSVGQQTSLFAPDQYRTSDHDPILVGLNLNDPIAISAVATFGASQGITGAEIIDIRGNRAVLSNADAGIVYVLDTTDLFNIRVLTTITGLTGLNSVAIHPTQDYFLAVAGSAAPAAAPVNGTVYAYRLDGTLIASASTGIQPDSVAISPNGQYAVIANEAEGFAVGDNGGPGSLTVVDLSSFDPDTSTTLSLTQISLPSQASTPGFMTNRTDDIARLLIDNTPATLEPESVVFSADSQYAYVSLQENNGVARLNLADNSLTFFGLGKTTHVFDTVNGGGFNPTRLLSLFREPDGIAYIEIGGNGYFVTADEGDTRDDIPPGAISGRVRGGRTVSVFDATTGMLVGDTGNQIDELAARYGLYPDSRSDRGGSEPEVLDAKVFGGRAIVAVGLERARSVALVDVTNPAAPNVFLLLPAGTNPEGVKLFERNSALYVLAANEVSNDLTVARVPLGDLLFTQTYTEETPLALYDPFVIDPDSAPVTVTLTVDPATAGTLNATTISGAPAAVNAALANLTFTPALNYAGPVTMTLSATDGQTETSGRILLNGIAIPPVTTASVSGPTTPLCPADCFFGSATITLTTDEPATTQYRVNGGPWQTYTTPFAITSEGANLVEFFSTDEWGAVEEVKSITVKVTTFPATGILDTFNRANGRLGRNWTGATQLDQYRIAGNRVDVEQGGAVLWKTQFGTDQEAFVTLTAIDPNSAHHTLLLKGRGTNATQGAILVSYDAVNRQIVVEALQPGWGWRTVRVFTNVTLTNGDVLGARALADGSVRVYVNCTLIGVADTTTVVGNLYVNRGGRIGLFYHQANNALLDDFGGGNR is encoded by the coding sequence ATGGTTCATCCCAATCGCCGCCCGGTTGCGGCGCAGCGCCTGGTCATTGCAGCGGCAATGCTGGCGTTGCTCTTCGCTGGCATGCTCGGAATCGCGCAACCGGCGACCGCAACCACCACGATCATCACCCAGTGGACATTCAATTCCCCGACGCCTGACAACAACACAAATACTGGCACGACCGATCCGGCGATCGGCAGCGGAATCGCTTCCCTCGTCGGCGGCACAACTGCGACATTCGCCAGCGGCGATGCGAGCGGCGGCAGCACCGACCCCGCCACCGGCGATGACTCGGCGTGGAATACAACCACCTATGCGCCGCAGGGAACTCAGGATCGCCAGCGCGGCGTCCAGTTCGCCGTCAGCACGGTCGGGTATCAGAACATTCTCTTCAGTTTCGACCTGCGTCATAGTAATACCGCCGCCAACACCGTCGCGCTGCTCTATTCGACCGATGGCGGCGCGACGTTTAGCGAAGCTACCACCTTTGTGGCGACCGCGGGCGATGCGTGGTTCAACAATCGCTCGTTCGACTTCAGCAGCATCCCGGCGCTGAACAATAATCCGAACGTCGTGTTCCGCGTGGTGGCAGCGTTTGCCGCCAGCAGTAGCGTCTACGCGCCGTCCAATCCGGGAAGCAGCTACGGCGCCAGCGGCACCCTGCGCTTCGATATGGTCACCGTGCGCGGCGAGCCGATCAGCAGCGCCACCCCCACCCCCTCGCCAACACCAGAACCGACCCCGGTTCCGGTTGCCTGTAGCGCACCGGATACGCCGATCAACCAGGTGCAGGGGAACGGCGCCACGACCCCGCTCAGCGGCACGGTCGTCACCATTCAGGGCGTGGTCGTCGGCGACTATGAAGGTGCGACGCCGAATCTGCGCGGTTTCTACATTCAGGAGATTGCCCAGGTCGATGCCGATCCGCTCACGTCCGAGGGCATCTTCGTTTTCAACAGCAACAACGACTCCGTCAGCCTCGGTCAGGTCGTTCAGGTGACCGGCACGGCGACCGAGTTCCAGGATCAGACCCAGATCGGGAATGTGACCGCCATCGAGTTCTGTGGAACCACCGCGACGGTTGCTCCGGTCGATGTTTCCATGCCCTTCCCGGACGCGACCTATCTGGAGCGCTATGAGGGCATGCTGGTACGCTTCCCGCAAACGCTCTACGTCACCGAACATTTCCAGTTGGGGCGCTTCGGGCAGGTTGTGCTGAGTTCGGGCGGGCGCCTGCGCCAGCCGACCGACGTTGTGGCGCCGGGACCGGCGGCGCTGGCATTGCAGGATGCCAACAATCTCAACCGGATCATTGTCGATGATGAGTTGAACAACCAGAACCCCGATCCGATCCGTTTCGGACGCGGCGGCAATCCGCTGAGCGCCAGCAACACTCTGCGGGGCGGCGACACGGTGACGGGACTGGTCGGCGTGATGACCTACACCTGGGCGGGCAACCCTGCCAGCGGCAATGCCTACCGGGTGCGTCCGGTCAATGCGCTTGGCGGCGGCGTGCCCAACTTTGTCGCCGCCAACCCGCGCCCCGATCTGCCGGTCAATGTCGGCGGCGATATGCAGGTGGCAGCGTTCAACGTGCTGAACTACTTCAACACCTTCACCGGCTGTACGCTGGGTGTCGGCGGCGCTACGACCGGTTGTCGCGGTGCGGAGAACGCAACCGAATTCGAGCGCCAGAACGCCAAACTGATCCAGGCAATCCTGCGTCTGGATGCAGAGGTGCTTGGACTGATCGAGGTTGAGAACGATGGGTACGGACCCAACAGCGCGCTCGCCGAACTCGTGAATCGGCTGAATGCCGCCACAGCGCCGGGAACCTACGCTTTCATCGACGTCGATGCTGCAACCGGACAGGTGAATGCCCTCGGCACGGACGCGATCAAGGTGGCGCTGATCTACAAGCCCGCCGTGGTGACGCCGGTAGGACAGACGGCAGTGCTCAACACGGTTGCGTTCGTCAACGGCGGCGACTCGGCGCCGCGCAACCGCCCCGCGCTGGCGCAGACTTTCCGCCACCGCGCCAGCGGCGAGGATGTGACTGTTGTTGTCAATCACCTCAAGTCGAAGGGAAGCCCGTGCGATGTCCCGGACGCTGGCGATGGATCGGGCAACTGCAACATCGTGCGACGCAACGCTGCGCAGGAGTTGGTTACCTGGCTGGCGACCGACCCGACCGGCACAGGCGACCCGGACATTCTGATCATAGGCGACCTCAACTCCTATGCCCAGGAAGATCCAATTGACGTCCTCCGTGCAGCGGGGTACACCGACCTGGCGCGCACCTTCGTCGGCGAGAGCGCCTATTCTTACGTGTTCAACGGTCAGTGGGGGTATCTCGACTACGCCCTGGCATCGCCTCCGGCGCTGGCGAAGGTCAGTGGGGTGAGCGAGTACCACATCAACGCCGATGAGCCGAATGTGCTCGACTACAATCTGAACTTCAAGAGCGTGGGGCAGCAGACGAGCCTGTTTGCGCCAGACCAGTATCGCACCTCAGACCATGATCCGATCCTGGTCGGATTGAACCTGAACGACCCAATTGCAATCTCGGCAGTGGCAACTTTCGGAGCGAGCCAGGGCATCACCGGCGCCGAAATCATTGACATTCGCGGGAACCGCGCAGTGTTGAGCAATGCTGACGCTGGCATCGTGTATGTGCTCGACACTACCGACCTGTTCAACATCCGCGTCCTGACGACCATTACCGGATTGACCGGGTTGAACTCGGTTGCCATTCACCCGACACAGGACTACTTCCTGGCGGTTGCCGGTTCGGCGGCGCCGGCAGCAGCGCCTGTGAATGGGACGGTCTATGCCTATCGTCTCGACGGCACGTTGATCGCCAGCGCGAGCACGGGTATTCAGCCCGACTCGGTCGCTATTTCGCCGAACGGGCAGTATGCTGTGATTGCGAACGAGGCAGAGGGTTTCGCCGTCGGTGACAACGGCGGACCAGGGTCGCTGACGGTGGTCGATCTGAGCAGTTTTGACCCGGATACCTCGACCACGCTGAGCTTGACGCAGATCTCGCTGCCTTCACAGGCGAGTACGCCTGGTTTCATGACCAACCGCACCGACGATATTGCCCGACTGCTCATCGACAACACGCCTGCGACCCTGGAGCCGGAATCGGTCGTCTTCTCGGCAGACAGCCAGTACGCCTATGTCTCGCTTCAGGAGAACAACGGCGTGGCACGCCTTAACCTGGCGGACAACAGCCTGACGTTCTTCGGGCTGGGGAAGACGACCCACGTGTTCGATACGGTCAACGGCGGTGGCTTCAACCCCACGCGGTTGTTGAGCCTGTTCCGCGAGCCGGATGGCATCGCATACATTGAGATCGGCGGCAATGGCTACTTCGTGACGGCTGATGAAGGCGATACGCGCGACGATATTCCACCGGGTGCGATCAGCGGACGGGTGCGCGGCGGTCGCACGGTCAGCGTCTTCGATGCCACTACTGGCATGCTGGTTGGTGACACTGGCAACCAGATCGACGAACTTGCGGCGCGCTATGGTCTGTACCCGGACAGCCGCAGCGACCGTGGCGGTTCCGAGCCGGAGGTGCTGGACGCGAAGGTGTTCGGCGGACGGGCGATTGTCGCCGTTGGGCTGGAACGCGCCCGGTCGGTGGCGCTGGTTGATGTGACCAACCCCGCTGCGCCGAACGTCTTCCTGCTGTTGCCAGCCGGCACGAACCCTGAAGGGGTCAAACTGTTCGAACGCAACAGCGCGCTGTATGTTCTGGCAGCCAACGAAGTCAGCAATGACCTGACTGTGGCGCGCGTACCACTCGGCGATCTGCTCTTCACCCAGACGTACACCGAAGAGACGCCGCTGGCGTTGTACGACCCATTTGTCATCGATCCAGACTCGGCGCCGGTGACGGTGACGCTGACGGTTGATCCGGCGACTGCAGGAACGCTCAACGCAACCACGATCAGCGGCGCACCTGCCGCTGTGAATGCAGCGCTGGCGAATCTGACGTTCACCCCGGCGCTCAACTATGCCGGTCCAGTGACGATGACTCTCAGCGCCACCGACGGGCAAACCGAAACGAGTGGACGCATCCTGCTCAACGGCATCGCCATTCCGCCGGTGACAACCGCGAGCGTCAGCGGACCGACCACGCCGCTCTGCCCGGCAGACTGCTTCTTCGGCAGCGCGACGATCACGCTGACGACCGATGAACCGGCGACGACGCAGTACCGTGTGAACGGCGGTCCGTGGCAGACGTATACAACGCCTTTCGCAATCACAAGCGAAGGCGCGAACCTGGTTGAGTTCTTCTCAACCGACGAGTGGGGCGCTGTTGAAGAAGTGAAATCGATCACGGTGAAGGTCACGACCTTCCCGGCGACCGGCATCCTCGACACCTTCAACCGCGCGAATGGACGGCTGGGACGTAACTGGACCGGCGCGACGCAACTCGACCAGTATCGCATCGCCGGTAACCGGGTCGATGTCGAGCAGGGTGGCGCCGTGCTGTGGAAAACCCAGTTTGGCACAGATCAAGAAGCCTTCGTCACGTTGACCGCGATTGACCCCAACAGCGCACACCACACGCTGCTGCTGAAGGGGCGCGGCACAAACGCAACGCAGGGCGCCATTCTGGTCTCCTACGATGCCGTGAATCGCCAGATCGTTGTTGAGGCGCTTCAGCCCGGATGGGGATGGCGCACGGTGCGTGTCTTTACGAACGTGACCCTCACCAACGGTGACGTGCTTGGCGCGCGCGCGCTGGCTGACGGCTCGGTTCGCGTCTATGTCAACTGCACACTGATCGGTGTTGCCGATACAACCACAGTTGTCGGCAACCTGTACGTCAACCGCGGCGGTCGCATCGGTCTGTTCTATCACCAGGCGAACAATGCGCTTCTCGACGACTTCGGCGGCGGCAATCGGTAG
- a CDS encoding alpha/beta fold hydrolase, which translates to MIIIRQRSAMLLVIILMLMVSFIASPVQSATPTGTFQPDACMFKLPSGAVEGRDLECGWLQVPERHERPDGPVIRLAVAIIKSRAANRKPDPLVMLQGGPGGSTIDTYTRTLFAPGNRLRDLLDRDIVLFDQRGALYSEPSLVCEEQWELVERTIEQRLTYEEADRLSLEAVTACRRRLERERIDVSAFNSVENAADVAALARALGYEQINLYGVSYGTLLAQHVMRDHPGILRSVVLDAVVPASVNYLTETPRSQDRVYTELFGACAADPGCRSAYPNLEQSLVTVIERLNREPARVPITDNETGKTYNAVLDGDSFASVLFQIMYSSGFIPAVPRIIDDATRNDFRVLGQVLPLIVFDRTFSLGMHYSVICAEDADFTPEDAPLEGVRPFIALDARRSLEGYLERCAVWQVEPLEPFVDEPVVSDVPTLVLSGRFDPITPPAFGDVVARTLSRAYVYTFPDTGHAAVGSSACADTILASFLDNPSQQPDASCLAESTGLRFISPATVIFTPVAFALATFDASGLMPFGAFLAALLTLLSAWLIWPLGWVFRLITGGEAPRPSAGATLARWLIVLAGVTGATFVATVLVTFVQMALANDATLFYGWPRSLTMLATIWTLPALTVVVIVCAALSWARGWWSIAGRVYYTFLTLAAIGCTATLAWMGVMV; encoded by the coding sequence TTGATTATCATTCGCCAGCGCAGCGCGATGCTGCTCGTGATCATCCTGATGCTGATGGTGTCATTCATCGCATCTCCTGTCCAGTCAGCCACTCCGACTGGGACGTTTCAACCCGATGCCTGTATGTTCAAGCTGCCGTCCGGCGCGGTGGAAGGACGCGATCTGGAGTGCGGCTGGTTGCAGGTTCCAGAGCGCCACGAACGTCCTGACGGTCCCGTTATCCGGCTTGCGGTGGCGATTATCAAATCACGCGCCGCCAATCGCAAACCCGATCCGCTGGTGATGTTGCAGGGCGGTCCGGGTGGCTCGACGATCGACACGTACACCCGGACTCTCTTCGCCCCCGGCAACCGTCTGCGTGATCTGCTTGACCGCGATATTGTGCTGTTCGATCAGCGCGGCGCACTCTATTCCGAACCTTCACTGGTCTGCGAGGAACAGTGGGAACTGGTTGAACGCACCATCGAACAACGGTTGACCTACGAAGAGGCGGATCGATTGTCGCTGGAAGCGGTCACAGCCTGTCGTCGCCGCCTGGAGCGTGAGCGGATCGATGTTTCCGCCTTCAACAGTGTCGAGAACGCCGCCGATGTTGCTGCACTGGCACGCGCTCTGGGGTATGAGCAGATCAACCTGTACGGCGTCTCTTACGGCACACTGCTGGCGCAGCATGTCATGCGCGATCACCCTGGCATTCTGCGGAGCGTCGTGCTCGATGCGGTTGTGCCAGCCAGCGTCAATTACCTGACCGAGACTCCCCGCTCACAGGATCGCGTCTACACCGAACTGTTTGGCGCATGCGCGGCTGATCCCGGATGTCGCAGCGCCTACCCGAACCTGGAACAATCACTGGTGACAGTCATCGAACGGCTCAACCGCGAACCGGCGCGTGTGCCGATCACCGATAACGAAACTGGCAAAACGTACAACGCAGTGCTTGATGGCGACAGTTTCGCCAGTGTTCTCTTCCAGATCATGTACTCGTCGGGTTTCATCCCGGCGGTTCCACGGATCATCGATGACGCGACGCGCAACGATTTTCGGGTGCTGGGGCAGGTGTTGCCGCTGATCGTGTTTGACCGCACCTTCAGCCTGGGAATGCACTACTCGGTGATCTGCGCCGAGGATGCCGATTTCACGCCGGAGGACGCGCCGCTGGAGGGGGTGCGCCCCTTTATTGCGCTCGACGCGCGACGCAGTCTCGAAGGGTACCTGGAACGCTGCGCTGTCTGGCAGGTCGAACCGCTCGAACCGTTTGTTGATGAACCGGTGGTCAGCGATGTGCCAACACTGGTTCTGTCGGGGCGGTTCGATCCGATCACGCCGCCAGCGTTCGGTGATGTGGTTGCGCGCACCCTGAGTCGGGCATATGTGTATACATTCCCCGACACCGGGCATGCGGCGGTTGGTTCGAGCGCCTGCGCCGACACGATCCTGGCGTCGTTTCTCGATAATCCGTCGCAGCAACCGGATGCTTCCTGTCTTGCCGAAAGCACAGGACTGCGCTTCATTTCACCGGCGACGGTGATATTCACGCCGGTGGCATTCGCGCTGGCAACTTTCGATGCGAGCGGTCTGATGCCGTTTGGCGCGTTTCTCGCCGCGCTGCTGACGCTTCTTTCGGCGTGGCTGATCTGGCCCCTGGGCTGGGTATTCCGCCTGATCACCGGCGGCGAAGCGCCCAGGCCTTCGGCAGGCGCGACACTTGCGCGCTGGCTGATTGTGCTGGCGGGAGTGACGGGAGCGACGTTCGTTGCCACGGTTCTGGTGACATTTGTGCAGATGGCGCTCGCCAACGATGCGACTCTGTTCTACGGATGGCCGCGTTCACTCACGATGCTGGCAACGATCTGGACGCTTCCTGCGCTCACGGTTGTGGTCATCGTCTGCGCAGCGCTCTCCTGGGCGCGCGGATGGTGGTCGATTGCGGGGCGTGTGTATTACACGTTTCTGACCCTGGCAGCGATTGGATGTACGGCGACGCTGGCGTGGATGGGGGTGATGGTTTAA